From the genome of Gammaproteobacteria bacterium:
ATGCTGGCGGTGCCGCCGATGCCACTGGTGTCGCTGGTGCCGGCGATGCTGGCGCCGTCGCCGGTGCTGCTGCTGGCGCCGATGCCAGCGGTGCCCATGCCGGCGCGCTGGACGCCGGCTTTTTCCGCGGCCACTGGACGCTGCTGCTGTGGGGCGGCGCCGACTGCGGCCTGGACTGCGAGGCCGGTCTTTTCAAGATGCGCCAGGCGCGCCTCGCGCTCGGCAGGCACCGCGGGCGGGTACGCACCGCGTACCTGCTGCCGCCGGGCGAGCCGCTGGATATTCGCCCGCCGCAGTTGCTGCGCCGTCATCCGCGGCTGGCCGTCGCCCGCCTGGGCGGCGATGCGCGCATTGTGCGCGCGCTGTCGGCGCTGGCGCCGGCGCGCGTGTACATCGTTGATCCGCACGGCAACCTGATGATGGGCTACGCCGCCGACGCAACGGCACGCGGCATCACCCGCGACCTGAAACACCTGCTGCGCGCCTCGCGCATCGGCTGACATGACATTGTTTGACAGACTGGCGAGGGTGTCGCTGGTTGTGGCGTTGGGCGTTGTCGTGCTCGGCGCGTGGGTGCGGCTGACCGATGCCGGTCTTGGATGCCCCGACTGGCCGGGCTGCTACGGGCAGTTGCTGGGCGTTCCCGACAGCGTGCCCGGCGCCGAACGCCCGCTTGATACCGGCAAGGCGTGGCGCGAAGTGTCGCACCGCTATCTGGCGGGCCTGCTCGGCCTGCTGATTTTTGCGCTGGCGGCGCTCGCCGTCATCCACCGCCGCGAGCCGGGGCGCCGTCTGTGGCTGCCGCTGGCGCTGGCGCTGGCCGTCGTCGGGCAGGCGCTGCTCGGCATGTGGACGGTGACCTTGCTGTTGCAGCCGCTGGTCGTCGTCGCGCATCTGCTCGGCGGCTTTGCGATTCTCGCGCTGCTGTGGTGGCTTTGTCTCGACCGGTTGTTCGCGCCGCCTGCGGAGGCATCCGCAATGGCGTTTGCAAATGCGCCGCCTGCGAAGACATCCGCAATGGCGTTTGCAAATGCGCTGTCTGCAAAGCCGTCCGTGATGGCGTTTGCAAAGGCATCTGCGAAGACATCCGCAACGCCGTCCGTCGAGCCGCTTGCGAAGGCGTTTGCCAAGTTGCCCGCGAAGACATCGGCGCTGGGCGCGGCGGTGATTGCCGGTCTGGTTCTGCTCGGCGGGCAGATTGCGCTTGGCGGCTGGACCAGCGCCAATTACGCGGCGCTGGCGTGCCCGGATTTCCCGCTTTGCAACGGGCAGTGGTGGCCGCAGGCCGACTTCGCCGACGGCTTCCGCCCGCGCGCCGCCGTCGGCGTTGACTACGAGCACGGCGTGCTCGAGAGCAAGGCGCGGGTCGCGGTGCACTTTGTTCACCGGCTCGGCGCGCTGCTGGTGACGGCATATCTGGCGTGCCTGCTGGCGGCGGTGTGCGCGGCGCGCCGCGCCGCCCGCAGGGCCGCCGCCGCGGTCGCGCTGCTGCTGGCGGCGCAGGTCGCGCTCGGCGTGTCCAATGTGGTTTTTCAGTTGCCGCTGGCGGTCGCCGTTTCGCACAACGCGGTCGCGGCGCTGCTGTTTCTGGCGCTGCTGGCGCTGGCGCGCGTGATACAATCATCGCCGCCTGATTCTGCCCCCGCTTCCGCCCGTACAGTCCGATGACGCCGACCTCCCCCGCCAACCTCGCCGACAAAAGCCTCCGCGGCGCATGGAAAGATTATCTTGAAGTCTGCAAGCCGAAAGTGGTGGCGGTGATGCTGTTCACCACGCTGGTCGGCATGCTGCTGGCGGCGCCGGTCGCGCTGCCGCCGCCGACGCTGCTGACGGCGCTGGCGGGCATCGCGCTGGTCGCCGGTTCGGCGGCGGCCATCAACCAGGTCGCAGACCACCGGATTGACGCGGTGATGCGGCGCACGCGCGCAAGGCCGCTGCCGGCGGGGCACCTGGAGCCGCGCCGCGTGCTGTGGTTTGCGGCGGTCATCGGCGTTGCCGGCGCGGTGATGCTGGCGCTGTGGGTCAACCTGCTGACGGCGGTGCTGACGGTGCTGTCGCTGGTCGGTTACGCCTTTGTCTATACCCGCTATCTGAAGTACGCGACGCCGCAGAACATCGTCATCGGCGGCGCCGCCGGCGCGACGCCGCCGCTGCTCGGCTGGACCGCCGCCACCGGCCAGGTGGATTTTCCGGCGCTGCTGCTGTTTCTGATTATCTTCGTCTGGACGCCGCCGCACTTCTGGGCGCTCGCGCTCTACCGCAAGGACGAATACGCCGACGCCGCCGTGCCGATGCTGCCGGTGACCCACGGCGAGGACTACACGCGCCTGCACATCCTGCTTTACACGCTGCTGCTGGCGCTGATTACGATGCTGCCGTTTGTGACCGGCATGTCGGGCGCGATTTACCTGTTTGCGGCCTTGCTGCTCGACGCGGTCTTCCTGTATTACGCCATTTCGCTGAAAGTCACGCGCAGCCGCGACAAGGCGATGGAGACCTTCGTCTTCTCCATCATCTACCTGCTGCTGCTGTTCGCGGCCCTGCTGCTCGACCGCTACCTGCTGCTGCTTTCCGCCTGAACACCATGACCTGGCTGAAATACCTCGCTTTGCCGCTCTGCATACTCGGCATCTCTTCGGGGCAGGTTCTTTTCAAGTTGTGCGCGGCGCGGCTGAAAGACGCCGGGCTTGTCGGCCTCCTCGGTTTTGAACTGTTCTACGCCACCATCGCGTTGTATGGGGTCGTGACTTTTCTGTGGATATGGGCGCTGCAGGATATCCCGCTGTCGCGCGCCTATGCGTTTCTGGCGATTTCGTTTGCCGTGGTGCCGCTGTTTTCCCGGATTTTTCTGGGCGAGGCGACGCCGCCCTTGTTCTGGGTCGGCAGCGCATTGATTGTTTCGGGGATTTTTCTGGTCGCGCGGGTATAAACCGGCGCCACTTTTCAGTATCCGGGTTTTGGCGCGAATGGAACCGGAAGAGGCCGCCGCGGAGAACTTCGGCGGGGGCGGGGCTTGTGTGGTGGTTCCCGACGGGCACTGGCCGAAGGCGTTGCCGGTGATTCGTGCGCTGGGCAAGGGCGGGCTGGATGTGTCGGTGTGCGCGCAGACGCGGTTGTGTCCGGCGTTGTTCAGCCGCTGGAGCGGGCGGTTGCGGGTTGTGCCCGGCGCCGGGGAACATCCCGAAGAGTGCGCGCAGGCGCTTGCGGCGCTGTGCGACGAACTGGCCGCGCACGGCGGCCCGCCGGTGCTGGTGCCGATGGAAGAGGAGTCCGCCGCGCTTTTTTACGACGCGCGGTTTCGCGGCAAGGCGTTGTTCCTGATGCCGCCGCGCGCCTCTTTCGACATGGCCTGCGACAAATTCAGGACCTTCAGCCTGGCGCGGCAACTGGACATTCCGGCGCCTGAAAGCCACTACCTCGCGACGCCGGACGACCTGCTGCATTTCCGCGACACGCACGGCGGCGCGGGCCGCGCGTGGGTTGTCAAGCCGGTTCGCTCTTCGGGCGCGCGCGGCGTCCGCTACGCGCTGCCTTCAACCGCGGCGGATTGCGAGGCGTATTTCCGCTCGTTCGGCGCGTGTCTTGTGCAGGAGCGGGTCGGCTCCGGCTTCATCGCGGTCGGCACCAGTTTTCTGTTCGACGCCGCCGGGCGCCGCGTCGCCGCGTTTTGCCATGACCGGCTCGACGAACATCCGCTGACCGGCGGCGCCAGCACCTACC
Proteins encoded in this window:
- a CDS encoding COX15/CtaA family protein, with translation MTLFDRLARVSLVVALGVVVLGAWVRLTDAGLGCPDWPGCYGQLLGVPDSVPGAERPLDTGKAWREVSHRYLAGLLGLLIFALAALAVIHRREPGRRLWLPLALALAVVGQALLGMWTVTLLLQPLVVVAHLLGGFAILALLWWLCLDRLFAPPAEASAMAFANAPPAKTSAMAFANALSAKPSVMAFAKASAKTSATPSVEPLAKAFAKLPAKTSALGAAVIAGLVLLGGQIALGGWTSANYAALACPDFPLCNGQWWPQADFADGFRPRAAVGVDYEHGVLESKARVAVHFVHRLGALLVTAYLACLLAAVCAARRAARRAAAAVALLLAAQVALGVSNVVFQLPLAVAVSHNAVAALLFLALLALARVIQSSPPDSAPASARTVR
- the cyoE gene encoding heme o synthase; its protein translation is MTPTSPANLADKSLRGAWKDYLEVCKPKVVAVMLFTTLVGMLLAAPVALPPPTLLTALAGIALVAGSAAAINQVADHRIDAVMRRTRARPLPAGHLEPRRVLWFAAVIGVAGAVMLALWVNLLTAVLTVLSLVGYAFVYTRYLKYATPQNIVIGGAAGATPPLLGWTAATGQVDFPALLLFLIIFVWTPPHFWALALYRKDEYADAAVPMLPVTHGEDYTRLHILLYTLLLALITMLPFVTGMSGAIYLFAALLLDAVFLYYAISLKVTRSRDKAMETFVFSIIYLLLLFAALLLDRYLLLLSA
- a CDS encoding EamA family transporter; protein product: MTWLKYLALPLCILGISSGQVLFKLCAARLKDAGLVGLLGFELFYATIALYGVVTFLWIWALQDIPLSRAYAFLAISFAVVPLFSRIFLGEATPPLFWVGSALIVSGIFLVARV
- a CDS encoding ATP-grasp domain-containing protein, whose amino-acid sequence is MEPEEAAAENFGGGGACVVVPDGHWPKALPVIRALGKGGLDVSVCAQTRLCPALFSRWSGRLRVVPGAGEHPEECAQALAALCDELAAHGGPPVLVPMEEESAALFYDARFRGKALFLMPPRASFDMACDKFRTFSLARQLDIPAPESHYLATPDDLLHFRDTHGGAGRAWVVKPVRSSGARGVRYALPSTAADCEAYFRSFGACLVQERVGSGFIAVGTSFLFDAAGRRVAAFCHDRLDEHPLTGGASTYRISSHRPGLLAMAEKLLGALSWRGLAMIEWKYNPATEDCALLEINPRLWGSVELPVRAGVNFPLLYAQACLGRETAPVGEYPRGLACGWLAGALLNFFRHGRKVSLDLPRYQEWDASDIRGSLSSVVLPPLQYLHPVFRKKTAR